In Eubalaena glacialis isolate mEubGla1 chromosome 12, mEubGla1.1.hap2.+ XY, whole genome shotgun sequence, a single window of DNA contains:
- the IL22RA2 gene encoding interleukin-22 receptor subunit alpha-2 has translation MTPKYCFLGFLTGVLLPGVVETQPAHESLKPQRVHFQSQNFHNVLHWQPGRACPGNRSIYFVQYKTYGQRQWKNKEDCWGIREFFCDLTNETSDIWEPYYGRVRTTLAGVHSGWTMTQRFSPWWETKIDPPVMNITQVNGSLLVNLHAPNLPYRDQKRKNVSMEYYGLVYRVFVINNSLKKEQKVYEGAHRVVEIEALTPHTGYCIMAEMYQPTLDRRSQRSQQRCVESP, from the exons aaaCTCAGCCAGCCCACGAGTCTCTGAAACCTCAACGAGTACATTTTCAGTCCCAAAATTTTCACAACGTTTTGCACTGGCAGCCTGGGCGAGCTTGTCCCGGCAACAGAAGTATCTATTTTGTGCAGTATAAAAC GTATGGACAGagacaatggaaaaataaagaggaCTGCTGGGGTATTCGAGAGTTCTTCTGTGACCTTACCAATGAAACGTCAGACATATGGGAACCTTACTACGGGAGAGTGAGGACGACCCTGGCTGGGGTCCACTCAGGCTGGACCATGACACAGCGGTTCTCCCCCTGGTGGGAGA CAAAAATAGATCCTCCAGTCATGAATATAACCCAAGTTAATGGATCTTTGTTGGTGAATCTCCATGCTCCCAACTTACCATatagagaccaaaaaagaaaaaatgtatcaaTGGAATACTATGGGCTAGTATACCGAGTCTTTGTAATTAACAATTCACTGAAAAAG GAGCAAAAGGTATATGAAGGAGCTCACAGAGTTGTTGAAATTGAAGCTCtaacacctcacactggttacTGTATAATGGCTGAAATGTATCAGCCCACATTAGACAGAAGAAGTCAGAGAAGCCAACAGAGATGTGTGGAAAGTCCTTGA